One Solanum lycopersicum chromosome 2, SLM_r2.1 genomic region harbors:
- the LOC112940993 gene encoding uncharacterized protein: protein MNISILLRHSGIWVSDINYEGYKVDGIVVGHSISFVNLKTLILAELEIDNVTKDIEIRYIVEGSSCPLKIKNDMGVKLYFEVKKNATGIGMYPLCIDTTDKIVGDIRNFDCSSGEVVCVEGTERDTEALALVESRICDIDYTPELNATNYITDSNSTEVKTGLLYKDKDTLVAVMAKYKIKNNFNFRVKRSDKKSYVLVCFSDQCGWTLKSSCRKKSDVFKVRYFNSEHTCPMRNRILTKVQATIGFINGVTAPKLVNHKRIHTPRDVIEDIRELYGVEISYQQTWRARERALEMLKGKPSEGYKQMPRYIWMLNKVYPNSYIRMQKTEDNKFMYLFIALRPLIRGFDYCRPVVVVDAAHLGGAYKGTFVSASTLDGAGCILPLTYGVVDTENDCSWTWFFENFKNAFGERENMCIVSDRNESIIKSVSIVYPNVPHCACIWHLWKNVCSSFKRSKKTQSDIFYSMTKAYRKEDFDKLMAKVVKVDHRVKDYLEEAGYEKWSRVHSTINRGRMMTSNIAECINGCLVDARKLTIIDFLEEARLLFGSWNYKNREIASHTKDTLGRTFEEILIVNASKSSKMKVVPSSEYIFTVHEAGKRYIVCIERKTCTCGRFQHDEIPCAHAIAVLKHKNVTNLQPYCSDYYKPYALEKTFEVVMVPMPDKEDWNVPEHVLDEIVRPPRYRRLAGRPRKRRKKNADEKITVNNNCCGQCGQEGHNRRTCTFFPKED from the exons ATGAATATCTCAATTCTGCTGCGGCATTCTGGAATTTGGGTAAGCgatattaattatgaaggttACAAAGTTGATGGAATTGTTGTTGGTCATTCTATTTCGTTTGTGAATTTGAAAACGTTGATTTTAGCAGAGCTTGAGATCGACAATGTTACAAAGGATATTGAAATACGATACATTGTCGAGGGAAGCTCATGTCCGTTGAAAATCAAAAACGACATGGGTGTGAAACTTTATTTCGAAGTGAAAAAGAATGCAACTGGAATTGGCATGTATCCGCTTTGTATTGATACAACTGATAAAATTGTTGGGGATATACGTAATTTTGATTGTTCATCAGGTGAAGTCGTATGTGTGGAAGGTACCGAAAGAGATACTGAAGCTCTTGCTCTGGTCGAGTCTAGAATTTGTGACATTGATTATACTCCAGAATTAAATGCTACGAATTACATAACTGATTCCAATAGTACTGAAGTGAAGACTGGGTTGTTGTATAAGGACAAAGATACACTCGTTGCTGTAATggctaaatataaaataaagaacaacttCAATTTTCGAGTGAAAAGATCGGATAAGAAAAG CTATGTGTTGGTTTGCTTCAGCGACCAATGTGGATGGACATTAAAATCATCTTGCAGAAAAAAATCTGATGTATTCAAAGTGAGATATTTCAATAGTGAACATACTTGTCCGATGCGCAATAGGATACTAACAAAAGTACAAGCAACAATTGGATTTATTAATGGTGTGACTGCCCCTAAATTGGTAAATCATAAAAGAATCCATACACCTCGGGATGTAATTGAAGATATTAGAGAATTGTATGGGGTTGAGATATCGTACCAACAAACATGGCGTGCTAGAGAACGTGCACTAGAAATGCTCAAGGGTAAGCCATCAGAAGGATATAAACAGATGCCGAGATACATATGGatgctaaataaagtgtatCCAAATTCATATATAAGGATGCAAAAGACGGAAGATAATAAATTCATGTATCTGTTCATAGCCCTAAGACCGTTGATAAGAGGGTTCGACTACTGCAGGCCTGTAGTTGTAGTGGACGCTGCACATCTTGGCGGGGCTTACAAGGGTACttttgtatcagcaagcacactcgATGGTGCAG GATGCATATTGCCATTGACATATGGTGTTGTAGACACTGAAAATGACTGTTCGTGGACATGGTTCTtcgaaaatttcaaaaatgcatTTGGTGAGCGTGAAAACATGTGTATTGTATCGGATAGAAATGAAAGTATCATAAAGAGTGTAAGCATTGTATACCCAAACGTACCTCATTGTGCATGCATATGGCATCTGTGGAAGAATGTATGTTCAAGCTTCAAAAGGAGTAAAAAAACACaaagtgatatattttactCAATGACAAAAGCATACAGAAAGGaagattttgataaattaatggcTAAGGTTGTGAAGGTTGATCATAGGGTGAAGGATTACCTTGAAGAAGCTGGTTATGAGAAGTGGTCAAGAGTTCATTCAACCATAAACAGAGGTAGAATGATGACTTCGAACATCGCTGAGTGTATCAATGGATGCCTTGTCGATGCACGTAAGTTAACTATAATAGACTTCTTGGAGGAAGCTAGACTTTTATTTGGTAGCTGGAActataaaaatagagaaatagcGTCACATACAAAGGACACATTGGGCCGAACATTTGAGGAGATATTGATTGTAAACGCATCTAAAAGTTCAAAGATGAAG GTTGTTCCATCATCGGAATATATTTTCACAGTTCATGAAGCCGGAAAAAGATACATTGTATGCATTGAGAGGAAAACTTGCACATGTGGAAGGTTTCAACATGATGAGATACCTTGCGCACACGCAATTGCAGTTTTGAAGCACAAGAATGTTACCAATTTGCAGCCATATTGCTCTGATTACTACAAGCCGTATGCATTAGAAAAAACGTTCGAGGTTGTAATGGTTCCAATGCCAGATAAGGAGGATTGGAACGTTCCAGAACATGTTTTAGATGAAATTGTCCGGCCACCTAGGTACAGAAGGTTGGCTGGACGACCAAGAAAGCGAAGAAAGAAAAATGCGGATGAGAAAATAACAGTGAACAATAATTGTTGTGGGCAGTGTGGACAAGAAGGACATAACAGGAGAACATGTACTTTCTTCCCGAAAGAGGATTGA
- the LOC104646027 gene encoding uncharacterized protein isoform X2, translated as MVLRGQGDSPVRICEPCKRLEEAARFELRYGQKSRASKGSSRFASKSEDEVLNHLLGKERTSDVLSHDQQSASTASGSNVLDFSGKDEAGDGSSNQTEQQAEMGSTTPEELRQQAMEEKQNHRTLKAAGKPEEALRAFKRGKELERQAAALEISLRKNRKRALSSSNVTEIQQDNDAGKASGRKNKLSPQITKEKDDLASELRDLGWSDMDLRTADKRPATMSLEGELSALLGEVSGKTNPEKKIHGMDKSLVIAHKKKALQLKREGKLAEAKEELKKAKILEKQIEEQELLGDDEDSDDELSSLIRGLDSDKFDDLSTRYKPDSSYDFDNLLGTADDIGTDGNFEVTDDDMYDPEIAAALESMGWTEDAAESEVSEKQFKPVDREVLLSEIQSLKREAVSQKRAGKTKEAMELLKRAKTLESELEEQLSNGEEDVRKFVERKDKEHKVAPKSKSVIQRELLGIKKKALALRREGRLDEAEEELERGKILEKQLEDIDNPPKFAQPIAGNKRNESITDIDAGDEDAEVTDQDMHDPTYLSLLNNLGWQDDEKANIPSVSFQGKNNFSNLSESLTKEATNNIQARASKKSKGEIQRELLGLKRKALTLRRQGETEEAEELMNAAKMLEEQLAEIEESMSNPTKSNEQKARIAIDSPLENPQFPASDLWKSSIEDMENKVTRTPEKPEEVSQSDEKPCISESKTAEEVNSQLDQNSLRQDILARKRKAVALKREGKVAEAKEELRQAKLLEKHLEEEKTLGSSSSTVSVGPNTSHVGQNEASPNKVPDISQVGQKEVSPSSGPKPLSGRDRFKLQQQSLSHKRQALKLRREGRTEEADAEFELAKAIESQLEEASSQGAMQSSDLTAESAEGVSVEDFLDPQLFSALKAIGIADTSVVPRVPERQETRKPTSGDTDKTGTIASQILERSEPKLPEARVSDESSNERKQLEERVKAEKLKALNLKRSGKQAEALDALRRAKMFEKKLNALAS; from the exons ATGGTGCTACGCGGACAAGGTGATTCACCGGTGCGTATTTGTGAACCGTGCAAAAGATTAGAAGAGGCTGCACGATTTGAACTGCGATATGGTCAAAAAAGTAGAGCATCAAAAG GGAGCTCAAGATTTGCATCAAAGAGTGAGGATGAAGTTTTAAATCACCTTCTGGGTAAAGAAAGGACCTCAGATGTTCTTTCCCATGATCAACAGTCAGCAAGCACGGCATCAGGTTCAAATGTTCTAGATTTCTCTGGTAAAGATGAGGCTGGAGATGGAAGCAGTAATCAGACAGAGCAGCAGGCTGAGATGGGTTCCACTACTCCTGAAGAATTACGACAGCAAGCCATGGAAGAAAAACAGAACCACCGAACTCTAAAAGCTGCAGGTAAACCTGAAGAAGCTCTAAGGGCTTTTAAGAGGGGCAAAGAACTTGAAAGGCAGGCTGCTGCTTTGGAGATTTCTCTGAGAAAAAATCGTAAAAGAGCATTGTCGTCCAGTAATGTCACCGAGATCCAGCAAGATAATGATGCTGGCAAAGCATCTGGTAGGAAAAATAAGCTCTCTCCGCAAATTACCAAAGAGAAGGATGATCTTGCTTCTGAACTCAGAGATCTGGGATGGTCAGATATGGACCTTCGTACTGCTGACAAAAGGCCAGCAACCATGAGCCTTGAAGGTGAACTTTCTGCGCTTCTTGGAGAAGTTTCTGGAAAGACTAATCCTGAAAAGAAAATTCATGGAATGGACAAGTCACTGGTCATTGCTCATAAGAAAAAAGCACTCCAGCTGAAGCGGGAAGGGAAACTTGCTGAAGCCAAGGAAGAATTGAAGAAGGCTAAAATTCTTGAAAAGCAAATAGAAGAGCAGGAACTGTTGGGTGATGATGAAGATTCTGATGATGAGCTTTCTTCTTTAATACGTGGGCTGGATTCTGacaaatttgatgatttatcCACTCGATACAAACCAGATTCTAGTTATGATTTTGACAACCTTCTTGGAACTGCTGATGATATTGGTACAGATGGTAATTTTGAAGTAACTGATGATGACATGTATGACCCAGAAATAGCAGCTGCCTTGGAGTCAATGGGCTGGACTGAAGATGCCGCCGAATCTGAGGTTTCAGAAAAGCAATTCAAACCCGTTGATAGGGAAGTGCTACTAAGTGAAATTCAGTCTCTGAAAAGAGAAGCCGTTAGCCAGAAAAGGGCTGGTAAAACTAAGGAGGCAATGGAACTGCTGAAGAGGGCAAAAACACTGGAGAGTGAGCTTGAAGAACAACTAAGTAATGGTGAAGAGGATGTAAGAAAGTTCGTCGAAAGAAAGGATAAGGAGCACAAAGTAGCACCAAAGAGTAAGTCTGTGATCCAGAGAGAACTTCTTGGTATTAAAAAGAAGGCTCTTGCTTTAAGAAGGGAGGGAAGGTTAGATGAGGCTGAAGAAGAACTGGAAAGAGGCAAGATTCTTGAGAAGCAACTTGAAGATATTGATAATCCACCAAAATTTGCGCAGCCTATTGCTGGGAATAAGCGTAATGAAAGTATTACAGATATTGATGCTGGAGATGAAGATGCAGAGGTTACAGATCAAGATATGCATGACCCAACTTATCTTTCACTGCTTAATAATTTGGGCTGGCAGGATGATGAAAAAGCTAATATTCCATCTGTATCATTTCaagggaaaaataatttttctaatctTAGCGAGTCCTTAACTAAGGAAGCTACGAATAACATCCAAGCTCGAGCATCTAAAAAGAGTAAAGGTGAAATCCAGAGGGAACTTCTGGGCTTGAAACGGAAGGCTCTCACATTGAGACGCCAAGGAGAGACTGAGGAGGCAGAGGAATTGATGAATGCTGCTAAAATGTTAGAAGAACAATTGGCTGAAATTGAAGAATCTATGTCTAACCCAACTAAGTCAAACGAGCAGAAAGCGCGTATAGCTATTGATTCTCCCCTTGAGAACCCACAGTTTCCAGCATCAGATTTATGGAAGAGTTCAATTGAGGATATGGAAAACAAAGTTACACGTACCCCAGAGAAACCAGAAGAGGTCTCTCAATCAGATGAGAAACCATGCATCTCTGAGTCAAAAACTGCCGAGGAAGTTAATTCTCAGCTTGATCAAAATTCCCTTCGTCAAGATATTCTGGCTCGCAAGAGGAAAGCAGTTGCGTTGAAGCGAGAAGGGAAAGTGGCAGAAGCCAAGGAGGAACTTCGACAGGCAAAACTCTTGGAGAAGCACCTTGAGGAGGAAAAGACTCTGGGTAGTAGTAGTTCCACAGTCTCAGTGGGTCCTAATACTTCACATGTTGGACAAAATGAAGCTAGCCCAAACAAAGTACCTGATATATCTCAAGTAGGACAGAAAGAAGTAAGTCCCAGCTCAGGTCCAAAGCCATTGTCTGGACGCGATCGGTTTAAATTACAACAGCAGTCTCTCAGCCACAAACGACAAGCACTTAAGTTGCGAAGGGAAGGTAGGACAGAAGAAGCCGATGCTGAATTTGAATTGGCAAAGGCTATTGAGAGCCAGTTGGAAGAAGCGTCTTCACAAGGTGCAATGCAGTCTTCTGACCTCACAGCTGAATCAGCAGAGGGTGTCAGTGTTGAGGATTTTCTTGATCCTCAGCTTTTCTCTGCTTTAAAAGCAATTGGAATTGCAGACACCTCTGTTGTACCTCGTGTCCCTGAAAGGCAGGAAACAAGAAAACCTACAAGTGGAGATACTGATAAAACTGGCACTATTGCCTCTCAAATCCTTGAAAGATCAGAGCCAAAACTACCTGAAGCACGTGTATCTGATGAATCTTCCAATGAGAGAAAGCAGTTGGAAGAGCGGGTTAAGGCAGAGAAATTAAAGGCATTAAACTTGAAACGTTCTGGAAAGCAGGCAGAGGCCTTGGACGCCCTTCGGCGGGCTAAGATGTTTGAGAAGAAGTTGAACGCTCTAGCTTCATAA
- the TPS38 gene encoding terpene synthase, with translation MLQSCISTMDIRRSGNYKPSIWEDGYVQSRPNLYAEEKYCERAEKLKEEVRKMLQKRMTNSLEQLELVDILQRLGIYYHFEEEIDTVLKQIYVNYNKRDHHNEELYDTALEFRLLRQHGYHLPQEIFCSFMNEEGKFKTALVEDTKGLLSLYEASYLCMEDENIMENARDFATHYLMENVKKKMDEQVSHALEMPVHWRMERLEARWFIEIYHKKENMNPLLLELAKLDYNMVQATYLEELKQMSRWDKNMKLVKKMSFVRDRLVEGFFWAVGFTPNPQFGYCRKLSTKLSVLLTTIDDIYDVYGTLDELELFTDIVDRWDINAIEQLPEYMKISFLALFNSMNELAYDILKEQGFSIISHIRKQWANLCKAYLLEVKWYQRGYTPSLDEFLRNAWITNTGPVLIMHAYFCITNPIKEDELQRLNHYPAIIYSPSLILRLANDLATSPDEIKKGDYLKSIQCYMHDSKSCEENARNYIKKLIDETWKKMNRDILRDESLSKDFRRTSMNLARIAQCMYQHGDGFGIPDRETKDRILSLFFQPIPLT, from the exons ATGCTTCAAAGTTGCATATCAACTATGGATATTAGGAGGTCAGGAAACTACAAACCTAGCATTTGGGAGGATGGATATGTCCAATCACGACCTAATTTGTACGCG GAAGAAAAATATTGTGAACGAGCTGAAAAACTAAAAGAAGAAGTTAGGAAGATGTTGCAGAAAAGAATGACAAACTCATTGGAACAACTTGAGCTTGTTGATATTTTGCAAAGACTTGGCATATACTATCACTTTGAGGAAGAAATCGATACAGTATTGAAGCAAATATAcgttaattataataaaagagatCATCATAATGAGGAGTTGTATGATACAGCTTTAGAATTTCGACTGCTTAGACAACATGGCTATCATCTTCCACAAG aGATATTTTGCAGTTTCATGAATGAGGAAGGGAAGTTCAAAACAGCCCTTGTGGAGGATACTAAAGGACTGTTGAGTTTGTATGAAGCTTCCTATCTTTGTATGGAAGATGAAAACATTATGGAGAATGCTCGAGATTTCGCTACTCATTATCTGATGGAAAACGTTAAGAAGAAGATGGATGAGCAAGTAAGCCATGCTTTAGAAATGCCTGTGCATTGGAGGATGGAGAGATTAGAAGCAAGATGGTTTATAGAAATTTATCACAAAAAAGAGAATATGAATCCACTTCTACTTGAACTTGCAAAGTTGGACTATAACATGGTGCAAGCTACATACTTGGAGGAACTAAAACAAATGTCAAG GTGGGATAAGAACATGAAACTTGTTAAAAAGATGAGCTTTGTGAGGGACAGATTGGTGGAAGGCTTCTTCTGGGCTGTTGGTTTCACTCCTAATCCTCAGTTTGGATACTGCAGAAAGCTTTCAACAAAGCTTTCTGTTCTCCTCACAACAATTGATGACATTTATGATGTTTATGGTACCTTGGATGAACTTGAGCTCTTTACTGATATTGTTGACAG ATGGGACATCAATGCAATAGAGCAGCTACCTGAATACATGAAAATCAGCTTCCTAGCTCTCTTCAACTCAATGAATGAGCTGGCTTATGATATTCTCAAAGAACAAGGGTTCAGCATAATTTCACATATAAGGAAGCAG TGGGCTAACCTGTGTAAAGCTTACTTATTGGAAGTGAAGTGGTATCAAAGAGGATATACACCAAGCTTGGATGAGTTCCTGAGAAACGCCTGGATAACCAACACCGGTCCTGTACTAATAATGCATGCTTATTTTTGCATCACAAACCCCATAAAGGAGGACGAATTGCAACGCTTAAATCATTATCCTGCCATCATTTACTCACCTTCGCTAATTCTTCGACTTGCAAATGACTTGGCAACTTCACCA GATGAAATCAAGAAAGGAGATTATCTTAAATCGATCCAATGTTACATGCATGATTCTAAGAGTTGTGAAGAAAATGCTCGAAACTACataaagaaattaattgatGAGACTTGGAAGAAGATGAACAGAGACATTCTAAGGGACGAATCCTTGTCAAAGGATTTTAGAAGAACTTCAATGAATTTAGCTAGGATTGCTCAATGCATGTACCAGCATGGAGATGGATTTGGTATTCCAGATCGTGAGACAAAGGATCGGAtactctccttgttctttcaaCCCATTCCTCTTACCTGA
- the LOC104646027 gene encoding uncharacterized protein isoform X1, with translation MLEKIGLPSKPSLRGNNWVVDASHCQGCSSQFTFINRKHHCRRCGGIFCNSCTQQRMVLRGQGDSPVRICEPCKRLEEAARFELRYGQKSRASKGSSRFASKSEDEVLNHLLGKERTSDVLSHDQQSASTASGSNVLDFSGKDEAGDGSSNQTEQQAEMGSTTPEELRQQAMEEKQNHRTLKAAGKPEEALRAFKRGKELERQAAALEISLRKNRKRALSSSNVTEIQQDNDAGKASGRKNKLSPQITKEKDDLASELRDLGWSDMDLRTADKRPATMSLEGELSALLGEVSGKTNPEKKIHGMDKSLVIAHKKKALQLKREGKLAEAKEELKKAKILEKQIEEQELLGDDEDSDDELSSLIRGLDSDKFDDLSTRYKPDSSYDFDNLLGTADDIGTDGNFEVTDDDMYDPEIAAALESMGWTEDAAESEVSEKQFKPVDREVLLSEIQSLKREAVSQKRAGKTKEAMELLKRAKTLESELEEQLSNGEEDVRKFVERKDKEHKVAPKSKSVIQRELLGIKKKALALRREGRLDEAEEELERGKILEKQLEDIDNPPKFAQPIAGNKRNESITDIDAGDEDAEVTDQDMHDPTYLSLLNNLGWQDDEKANIPSVSFQGKNNFSNLSESLTKEATNNIQARASKKSKGEIQRELLGLKRKALTLRRQGETEEAEELMNAAKMLEEQLAEIEESMSNPTKSNEQKARIAIDSPLENPQFPASDLWKSSIEDMENKVTRTPEKPEEVSQSDEKPCISESKTAEEVNSQLDQNSLRQDILARKRKAVALKREGKVAEAKEELRQAKLLEKHLEEEKTLGSSSSTVSVGPNTSHVGQNEASPNKVPDISQVGQKEVSPSSGPKPLSGRDRFKLQQQSLSHKRQALKLRREGRTEEADAEFELAKAIESQLEEASSQGAMQSSDLTAESAEGVSVEDFLDPQLFSALKAIGIADTSVVPRVPERQETRKPTSGDTDKTGTIASQILERSEPKLPEARVSDESSNERKQLEERVKAEKLKALNLKRSGKQAEALDALRRAKMFEKKLNALAS, from the exons ATGTTGGAGAAGATCGGTTTACCTTCAAAACCATCACTCAGAGGGAATAATTGGGTAGTTGATGCTTCTCATTGCCAAGGATGTTCTTCTCAGTTCACTTTCATCAATCGCAAG CATCATTGCCGGAGGTGCGGGGGCATTTTCTGCAATAGCTGTACCCAGCAAAGAATGGTGCTACGCGGACAAGGTGATTCACCGGTGCGTATTTGTGAACCGTGCAAAAGATTAGAAGAGGCTGCACGATTTGAACTGCGATATGGTCAAAAAAGTAGAGCATCAAAAG GGAGCTCAAGATTTGCATCAAAGAGTGAGGATGAAGTTTTAAATCACCTTCTGGGTAAAGAAAGGACCTCAGATGTTCTTTCCCATGATCAACAGTCAGCAAGCACGGCATCAGGTTCAAATGTTCTAGATTTCTCTGGTAAAGATGAGGCTGGAGATGGAAGCAGTAATCAGACAGAGCAGCAGGCTGAGATGGGTTCCACTACTCCTGAAGAATTACGACAGCAAGCCATGGAAGAAAAACAGAACCACCGAACTCTAAAAGCTGCAGGTAAACCTGAAGAAGCTCTAAGGGCTTTTAAGAGGGGCAAAGAACTTGAAAGGCAGGCTGCTGCTTTGGAGATTTCTCTGAGAAAAAATCGTAAAAGAGCATTGTCGTCCAGTAATGTCACCGAGATCCAGCAAGATAATGATGCTGGCAAAGCATCTGGTAGGAAAAATAAGCTCTCTCCGCAAATTACCAAAGAGAAGGATGATCTTGCTTCTGAACTCAGAGATCTGGGATGGTCAGATATGGACCTTCGTACTGCTGACAAAAGGCCAGCAACCATGAGCCTTGAAGGTGAACTTTCTGCGCTTCTTGGAGAAGTTTCTGGAAAGACTAATCCTGAAAAGAAAATTCATGGAATGGACAAGTCACTGGTCATTGCTCATAAGAAAAAAGCACTCCAGCTGAAGCGGGAAGGGAAACTTGCTGAAGCCAAGGAAGAATTGAAGAAGGCTAAAATTCTTGAAAAGCAAATAGAAGAGCAGGAACTGTTGGGTGATGATGAAGATTCTGATGATGAGCTTTCTTCTTTAATACGTGGGCTGGATTCTGacaaatttgatgatttatcCACTCGATACAAACCAGATTCTAGTTATGATTTTGACAACCTTCTTGGAACTGCTGATGATATTGGTACAGATGGTAATTTTGAAGTAACTGATGATGACATGTATGACCCAGAAATAGCAGCTGCCTTGGAGTCAATGGGCTGGACTGAAGATGCCGCCGAATCTGAGGTTTCAGAAAAGCAATTCAAACCCGTTGATAGGGAAGTGCTACTAAGTGAAATTCAGTCTCTGAAAAGAGAAGCCGTTAGCCAGAAAAGGGCTGGTAAAACTAAGGAGGCAATGGAACTGCTGAAGAGGGCAAAAACACTGGAGAGTGAGCTTGAAGAACAACTAAGTAATGGTGAAGAGGATGTAAGAAAGTTCGTCGAAAGAAAGGATAAGGAGCACAAAGTAGCACCAAAGAGTAAGTCTGTGATCCAGAGAGAACTTCTTGGTATTAAAAAGAAGGCTCTTGCTTTAAGAAGGGAGGGAAGGTTAGATGAGGCTGAAGAAGAACTGGAAAGAGGCAAGATTCTTGAGAAGCAACTTGAAGATATTGATAATCCACCAAAATTTGCGCAGCCTATTGCTGGGAATAAGCGTAATGAAAGTATTACAGATATTGATGCTGGAGATGAAGATGCAGAGGTTACAGATCAAGATATGCATGACCCAACTTATCTTTCACTGCTTAATAATTTGGGCTGGCAGGATGATGAAAAAGCTAATATTCCATCTGTATCATTTCaagggaaaaataatttttctaatctTAGCGAGTCCTTAACTAAGGAAGCTACGAATAACATCCAAGCTCGAGCATCTAAAAAGAGTAAAGGTGAAATCCAGAGGGAACTTCTGGGCTTGAAACGGAAGGCTCTCACATTGAGACGCCAAGGAGAGACTGAGGAGGCAGAGGAATTGATGAATGCTGCTAAAATGTTAGAAGAACAATTGGCTGAAATTGAAGAATCTATGTCTAACCCAACTAAGTCAAACGAGCAGAAAGCGCGTATAGCTATTGATTCTCCCCTTGAGAACCCACAGTTTCCAGCATCAGATTTATGGAAGAGTTCAATTGAGGATATGGAAAACAAAGTTACACGTACCCCAGAGAAACCAGAAGAGGTCTCTCAATCAGATGAGAAACCATGCATCTCTGAGTCAAAAACTGCCGAGGAAGTTAATTCTCAGCTTGATCAAAATTCCCTTCGTCAAGATATTCTGGCTCGCAAGAGGAAAGCAGTTGCGTTGAAGCGAGAAGGGAAAGTGGCAGAAGCCAAGGAGGAACTTCGACAGGCAAAACTCTTGGAGAAGCACCTTGAGGAGGAAAAGACTCTGGGTAGTAGTAGTTCCACAGTCTCAGTGGGTCCTAATACTTCACATGTTGGACAAAATGAAGCTAGCCCAAACAAAGTACCTGATATATCTCAAGTAGGACAGAAAGAAGTAAGTCCCAGCTCAGGTCCAAAGCCATTGTCTGGACGCGATCGGTTTAAATTACAACAGCAGTCTCTCAGCCACAAACGACAAGCACTTAAGTTGCGAAGGGAAGGTAGGACAGAAGAAGCCGATGCTGAATTTGAATTGGCAAAGGCTATTGAGAGCCAGTTGGAAGAAGCGTCTTCACAAGGTGCAATGCAGTCTTCTGACCTCACAGCTGAATCAGCAGAGGGTGTCAGTGTTGAGGATTTTCTTGATCCTCAGCTTTTCTCTGCTTTAAAAGCAATTGGAATTGCAGACACCTCTGTTGTACCTCGTGTCCCTGAAAGGCAGGAAACAAGAAAACCTACAAGTGGAGATACTGATAAAACTGGCACTATTGCCTCTCAAATCCTTGAAAGATCAGAGCCAAAACTACCTGAAGCACGTGTATCTGATGAATCTTCCAATGAGAGAAAGCAGTTGGAAGAGCGGGTTAAGGCAGAGAAATTAAAGGCATTAAACTTGAAACGTTCTGGAAAGCAGGCAGAGGCCTTGGACGCCCTTCGGCGGGCTAAGATGTTTGAGAAGAAGTTGAACGCTCTAGCTTCATAA